From a single Rutidosis leptorrhynchoides isolate AG116_Rl617_1_P2 chromosome 5, CSIRO_AGI_Rlap_v1, whole genome shotgun sequence genomic region:
- the LOC139846873 gene encoding homeobox protein BEL1 homolog: MVEEEKSIKESNMMVGASTGFDPYNNNNNHNHVNSSSTNPNEFFNFEHHSSVSHNSDLFWKHSSSPSSSSKPLIITGTGDFGQFDESSLQRCLLIPCEPNERPSQGLSLSLSSTNPSTIGIQPFELVRPSQDHHHHHHNHNHTHNINTHQGYFGKPLNMHEQHDIMNSVSSSFQHQSAQYMNIRSSRYLTSAQDLLNEFCNLGTNKKDHSKAKAQRTNQWQDHDNVNAGSSNSKPLNSLEFLELQKRKSKLLQMLEEVDRKYHNYCDQMKAVVSSFEAVAGNGAATVYSALASKAMSRHFRCLRDGIVSQIKATKKAMGEKDISAPGATKGETPRLRLLDQTLRQQRAFQQMTMMDSHPWRPQRGLPERSVSILRAWLFEHFLHPYPSDVDKHILARQTGLSRSQVSNWFINARVRLWKPMVEEMYVEETKDNENENIEDSLISDRFNATIDENTTILPMEQKPTVDQLIRRDSDCLSSIINHHDHHTTKNLDNDIQQGYARVSNDPFGVVELDFSTYNHNFGGSSGGGGVSLTLGLQQHADGVGPSGGDGAGEVSLYYPRDHMEDCQTAVQYSSLLEGDQGQNLPYRNLMGAQLLHDLAG; this comes from the exons ATGGTTGAAGAAGAGAAGAGTATTAAAGAAAGCAATATGATGGTTGGAGCATCCACAGGGTTTGAtccttacaataataataataatcataatcatgttaATTCATCATCAACTAACCCTAATGAGTTCTTCAACTTTGAACATCACAGCTCAGTGAGTCACAACTCGGATCTTTTCTGGAAACATTCTTCTTCACCTTCATCTTCTTCCAAACCTCTCATAATAACCGGAACCGGAGATTTCGGTCAGTTTGATGAATCATCTCTTCAAAGATGTCTTTTAATCCCATGTGAACCAAATGAAAGACCAAGTCAAGGTCTTTCTTTGTCTTTATCTTCCACCAATCCTTCAACCATTGGTATACAACCATTTGAGCTTGTAAGACCATCacaagatcatcatcatcatcatcataatcataatcatactcatAATATTAATACTCATCAAGGATATTTTGGGAAACCTTTGAATATGCATGAGCAACATGATATTATGAATAGTGTTTCAAGTAGTTTTCAACATCAAAGTGCACAGTATATGAACATAAGAAGTTCAAGGTACTTAACCTCTGCACAAGATCTCCTCAATGAATTTTGCAATCTTGGTACAAATAAAAAAGATCATTCAAAGGCAAAGGCTCAAAGAACTAATCAGTGGCAAGATCATGATAATGTTAATGCAGGTTCTTCAAATAGTAAGCCTTTAAATTCTCTTGAATTTTTGGAATTGCAAAAGAGAAAATCAAAGCTACTTCAAATGCTAGAAGAG GTGGATAGAAAATACCACAATTACTGTGATCAAATGAAGGCAGTTGTTTCATCATTTGAAGCAGTAGCTGGTAATGGTGCAGCAACTGTTTATTCAGCCTTGGCATCAAAGGCAATGTCAAGACATTTTAGGTGTTTGAGAGATGGAATTGTAAGTCAAATTAAAGCTACGAAAAAGGCGATGGGAGAAAAAGACATTTCTGCCCCTGGTGCCACAAAAGGAGAGACTCCTAGGTTAAGGCTTCTTGATCAAACTCTAAGGCAACAAAGGGCTTTTCAACAAATGACCATGATGGATAGTCACCCTTGGCGGCCTCAACGTGGATTGCCTGAACGATCTGTTTCCATTCTTCGTGCTTGGCTCTTTGAACACTTTCTACACCC GTACCCTAGTGATGTCGATAAGCACATTCTAGCTCGCCAAACCGGTCTCTCAAGAAGCCAA GTTTCGAATTGGTTCATCAATGCAAGAGTTAGGCTATGGAAGCCCATGGTTGAAGAGATGTATGTAGAAGAAACAAAAGATAACGAAAATGAAAACATCGAAGATAGTTTAATATCGGATAGATTCAATGCTACCATTGATGAAAACACAACAATCCTACCAATGGAGCAAAAACCAACGGTCGATCAACTTATAAGGCGAGATTCTGATTGTCTTTCGTCCATTATCAATCACCATGATCATCATACAACAAAAAACCTTGATAATGATATTCAACAAGGTTATGCAAGGGTCTCAAATGACCCTTTTGGTGTAGTAGAGCTTGATTTTTCAACATACAATCACAACTTTGGTGGTAGTAGTGGTGGTGGAGGTGTTTCTTTGACGTTAGGGTTACAACAACACGCCGATGGTGTGGGCCCTAGTGGTGGGGACGGTGCTGGTGAGGTGTCACTATATTACCCTAGAGACCATATGGAAGATTGCCAAACAGCAGTACAATATTCTTCACTTTTGGAAGGTGATCAAGGACAAAATTTGCCATATAGGAATTTAATGGGGGCACAACTTCTTCATGATTTGGCTGGTTAG